One segment of Penaeus vannamei isolate JL-2024 chromosome 3, ASM4276789v1, whole genome shotgun sequence DNA contains the following:
- the LOC138866455 gene encoding adhesive plaque matrix protein-like yields the protein MVETVQVIGATSATFRKFVSESSRKRRQRPGFVRDSAGVEGSSGVVFGVVFGVVFGVVFGVVFDLISHPHEDHTPLTDPHEDHTPLTDPHEDHTPLTDPHEDHTPLTDPHEHHTPLTDPREDHTPLTDPQEDHTPLTDPHEDHTPLTEPHEDLTPLTDAREDHAPLTDPHEDHTPLTDPHEDHTPLTDPHEDHTPLTDQHEDHTPLTDPHENRPHTLNRPTRGPHILNRPTRRPHILNRPTRRPHTHNRPTRRPHTLNRPTRRPHTLNRPTRRPHTLNKPTRRPHTLNRPTRRPHTLNRPTRRPHTLNRPTRTPHTLNRPTRRPHTLNRPTRRPHTLNRPTRRPHTLNRTTRRPHALNRPTRTPHTLNRPTRRPHTLNRPTRRPHP from the exons TCCGCAAATTTGTCAGCGAATCGTCCAGGAAACGCCGACAACGGCCAGGTTTTGTCCGGGACTCGGCCGGAGTTGAAGGCAGTTCTGGAGTTGTCTTTGGAGTTGTCTTTGGAGTTGTCTTTGGAGTTGTCTTTGGAGTTGTCTTTGATTTAATCTCTC ACCCACACGAAGACCACACACCCTTAACAGACCCACACGAAGACCACACACCCTTAACAGACCCACACGAAGACCACACACCCTTAACAGACCCACACGAAGACCACACACCCTTAACAGACCCACATGAACACCACACACCCTTAACAGACCCACGCGAAGACCACACACCCTTAACAGACCCACAGGAAGACCACACACCCTTAACAGACCCACACGAAGACCACACACCCTTAACAGAACCACACGAAGACCTCACACCCTTAACAGACGCACGTGAAGACCACGCACCCTTAACAGACCCACACGAAGACCACACACCCTTAACAGACCCACACGAAGACCACACACCCTTAACAGACCCACACGAAGACCACACACCCTTAACAGACCAACACGAAGACCACACACCCTTAACAGACCCACACGAAAACAGACCACACACCCTTAACAGACCCACACGAGGACCACACATCCTTAACAGACCCACACGAAGACCACACATCCTCAACAGACCCACACGAAGACCACACACCCATAACAGACCCACACGAAGACCACACACCCTTAACAGACCCACACGAAGACCACACACCCTTAACAGACCCACACGAAGACCACACACCCTTAACAAACCCACACGAAGACCACACACCCTTAACAGACCGACACGAAGACCACACACCCTTAACAGACCCACACGAAGACCACACACCCTTAACAGACCCACGCGAACACCACACACCCTTAACAGACCCACGCGAAGACCACACACCCTTAACAGACCCACACGAAGACCACACACCCTTAACAGACCCACACGAAGACCACACACCCTTAACAGAACCACACGAAGACCACACGCCCTTAACAGACCCACGCGAACACCACACACCCTTAACAGACCCACGCGAAGACCACACACCCTTAACAGACCCACACGAAGACCACACCCTTAA